In Epinephelus lanceolatus isolate andai-2023 chromosome 16, ASM4190304v1, whole genome shotgun sequence, one DNA window encodes the following:
- the cd164l2 gene encoding CD164 sialomucin-like 2 protein: MQQLAWKIICSSLLLLAVVPFVYSQSDCSQAESCDLCVGNSMLNLTGCVWRLCPTGNDTGMCVTDGGDSADNGMNCSWTRVSELCSVVETVAAGGGESDSGDGSSTNTSPEFSQAKFDMSSFIGGIILVLCVQAGGFFAMRFLKSKEQSSYDPIEQPQ, encoded by the exons ATGCAACAGTTGGCGTGGAAGATCATCTGCTCCTCACTGCTGCTTCTAGCAGTTGTGCCCTTTGTGTACTCACAGTCAG ATTGTTCTCAAGCTGAGTCATGTGACCTGTGCGTTGGCAACTCCATGCTGAACCTGACAGGCTGTGTTTGGAGGCTTTGTCCAACTG gtAATGACACAGGcatgtgtgtgactgatggGGGCGACTCGGCAGACAACGGCATGAACTGTAGTTGGACGAGAGTGTCTGAACTTTGCTCAG TTGTAGAGACTGtagctgcaggaggaggtgaAAGTGACTCAG GTGATGGAAGCAGCACCAACACATCCCCAGAGTTCTCCCAAGCCAAGTTTGACATGTCCAGTTTCATTGGGGGCATCATCCTGGTGCTGTGCGTGCAGGCAGGCGGCTTCTTCGCCATGCGCTTCCTCAAATCCAAAGAGCAGAGCAGCTACGACCCCAT AGAGCAGCCTCAGTGA